A stretch of DNA from Staphylococcus sp. KG4-3:
AGTGCATAATCACCTTCTTGGTGTGCACATACTAAATAATCATCTGAATCAGTAATGTTAAAATCACGTGGAAACTCCCCGCCACTTGATACAATATCCACTAATGAAATCATGTCGCCTTCATCAGCCACTTTGAAAATAGCAATACTATCGTGACCTCGATTACTAATATATAAGAATTTTTGATCTTTTGATAATCTCACTGCTGCTAATTTTGTATCGCCTTCAAAGTTTTCTGGTATCGTCAAATGACGTTCTATTTCTGTAAATTTACCATCTTCATATTTTACTGTACTTACAATATTTGATATTTCATGAACTACATAGGCATATTCACCATTTTCATGGAAGGTAATATGTCTAGGTCCATCACCTGGTTCAAAATCAAACACAGCATATTCACTGTATCCTTCATCACCAAACTCATATGTCACTAATTTGTCCGTACCTAAGTCCATCGCCACTACATATTTTTTATCTGGTGTAATATCCATAAAATGAATATGTGCATGATCTTGTCGCTCTGACGGACCAGTTGGAAAATCATGCGCTAATTCCTGTATAAGTCGAACAATTTCTCCCGTATATGGATTTGCTTCATATATACGCGCTAATCCTGCACCATAAACAGTTTCAAAAATATATTTACCATCTGGCGATACTGCAACATAACAACCAGTACCAGCTGTTGACGCTAAACATTTATTAATGAGGCTTAACTTGCCATCTTCCTCTATTTTAAGACTAGCGATACCACAGTTGTCGCCCTCTCTATTTATTGCATATAAAAATGAATTATGTTGATTTAAATAAGTTGAGGCTTCTAGTTCATAACCAGTTTCAACTTCAATTATTTTCCCTGTTTGTTCATCAAGTTGGAAACGGTAGACCCCTTTACCTTCTTTTTTTGTATAAGTACCGATATAACCTATCGTCATTATGAAAACCCCTCCATATTATGATAGTTTCATTTTAATAGAGATTTATTACAAATACAATATAATGAATTATCACTTCACTAAATCGAACATATGTTCTATAATGATATAGAGGTGATAAAATGATTCCGAAAGAATTTAAGAACGAAACTGATTATAGAAATATCCCTAGAGAATATTTAAATCCAAATATACCCAAAGGTCGTGGCATGGTTAAATGGCAACCCTTCGCTACCTTACCGGAACAATTCGAAACCATACAGCAATATTTGATTGATCAAAATAAAATTGATCGCCCAACGCTATCGGACGATCAATTGAATGAACTTAACTTACAACTTCATCAAGCACTACATACAGAACAACATATCACAATTGAATATTACCAATCCGGATGGCTAGAACACATAACATTAAAAATTAAGAATATAGACATGGTTCACATGTATTTAGAAGGCTATTCGCTAAACAAATCAGAAGTTATTAAATTATCACTTTTTGATATCACTCGCATTAATCCATATAATCCATAACTCCTAAGTTCTTATACTACAAAATCTCATACTTAGACTTATTTCACTAATATAACTTTGGGGAGTTCAACTAAGCTCATGTTTATTACGAAAGAACAACTAATTGTCTCATCAAATAATCACTACCGATATTCATAAAAAAAATAGAACACTCTAAAGTGTTCTATTAATAATTTAATTATTAGATTCGATATCTGAAACAATCTCTTTTGTTTTACTTTCAATATCTTCAAAGTCTTTTTTGAAAATATAAGCGAACACAACTGCACCAATTCCTGCTGCTAATGATACAGTAAGGATTGTACCGAATACAAATTTAAATAAACCTTTAATAAAATTCCACATTCTGTTTCACCTCAATAAATTATTAACATATCCATTATTAATGATAGCATACTTAAAAGCATCAATAAATATATACCCACTTTTCACTACTTTAATTTAAATATTATTATAGTAATAATATGATATTATTGTAGTAATGCTTTAAGTTATAATTAAATACTGTATATTAATTACTACCTTTAATACTTTAATAATAACAGAACTCTTAGAAAGATTACATTTATTAGTCATATTAGAAAAAGGAGTGGGAAAGGAATCTAATTTATTTAAAAATATTTCACGGTCCCACCCCAACAAAATTCACTAGAATTAATATGGATAAATAGTTTAACTGGGCTGACGCTCATGCTAATATCCCACTAACTCTATATAATACTTAAAGCTGAGACAATTAATTTGTCCCAGCCGCTTAGTCAATTACTTGCCCCACCAAGTACTCATTGCATCTCTAACAGTATCATAATAATTTGCCATTGCAATCACCTCATTTTAATTTAAAAATAAATAACCAGTCGTCGTTGTTATACTTAATAATAACGACAAGCATCGTATAATACAATTAACGTGGGGTTACAATATAGTTACAAATTTGTAAGATTACACAACTAAAATAGGAGTTTTACATTATGCAAAAAGTAAAAACAGATATATTAACTCACCGCGGGTCACATTTTGATTTAGGTGTACAAACTGCTCAATGGATGCAACAAACACCATTATTAAAAAATAGAGAAAAAGAATGGAAAAAACGTATGCCTCGTTTCGATATCCACATAAAGGAAACATATGATATCTTCCAAACCTACGCACCTCAAATTTGGGAAGAAATCAGAGGTATGCAAGAAGTCCTTAATCTACCAACAAATCAAATGATATTAAACTTTGCACACTATCGTTTTACACCACTAAAAAATAGTGGCTGTACGGTGTATTTAGGACAAGACTACATGGTAAGAAATTATGACTATCACCCTGCAACTTATGATGGTCGTTATCAGCTTTTCCAACCAAATGATGGAGGTCTAGCACAAATTGGTCCAACATCTCGCGTGACTGGTAGAATGGATGGTATGAATGAAGCTGGACTATCTATGGGGTATAACTTTATGCATAGAAAACATCCAGGCGATGGCTTCGTATGCTATATGATTGGCAGACTCATTTTACAATATTGTAAAGACGTACCAGAGGCAATTCAATTATTGAAAGAAATTCCACATAGAAGTTCATTTAGCTATATTGTCATGGATAAGCACTTAAATCACGCCATAATCGAGGTTTCTCCTAGATCACTTGATGTAAGGTATGATCATACATGTACGAACCATTTCAAATTGCTAACTCATGAAAATAGAAACTATACAAAAGAGTCTAAAGAACGTTTAGATAGACTTTTAAAACAAACACCGAATGGCCTGGATAAAATGCACGCATTTGAATTATTTAATAATCCAGAATTTGAAATATATAGTAAATTATTTAAAAGTTGGTCTGGTACAATTCATACAACTATGTATGAACCACAGTCACTTAAAGCATACATGACTTTAGGTGAAAATAATACACCTGCAGTAATTGATTTTCAACAATGGCTAAACGGACAGTCACTAGATATTCATTCCCTTTATGGACATATAGACACTGATTTGACCTTTGCCAGTTATTAAATATATGTTAAATATGATAATAAGTTAGAAAAATAGCTATGAAGTCATCTATCAATATAGATTTCTCCATAGCTATTATAATATACAGTCTATTAATTAATATGAATATCACCGTGTACAGTATAGAATTCTAAAATATTATCACCTTCTCCAACTCTATCGTTATCGAAACTCTTATTATTGACTTTTTCTACGCCATCATCAGGATTTAATTTCAATAACGTATTATCTGGTTTTTTATTGTAAGACATAATAATATCACCATTTTGACTAGAAGCTTTAAATGCAGAATCAATGTCCATACGATCTAATTGGATATGACCACTTTGGGCAAGCAATACAGAGTTTTTAATTAGTGCATTTTCAGCATATATACTCGCTTCTTTTGTTTTAATATTAGCATTAACAATTTTACTATCACTAATATGGATAGGTGACTTCAAACCTCTATACAACAATTGTTCAATTTTTGAATTTTGCACATAAACACGACTACCAGTTCTATCCTTCATATTAAAGTCGACTTTATCAACTTCGATATTTTGAAGTTTAATATTGCGTGCCTTGCTCGAAACTTTCAATTCCTTTAATTTCTCATTTGGTATGGTGATTTTCATTTTAGCCTTAATTTGTCTAAATGGGTTATAATTCAAGCCATAATTATCAACTCGATTACTAGTTTCTTTCAACTTTAATGATTGCTTATCTTTATTTATATCTACTTTCTGTTGGCCTTTATAATGAATTGCAAACTTATTTCCTTTTGTAATCGTTACATTACTAGAGCGGCTGTCAATATCTAAATGCTTTACTTCCGCATCATTATACGTTTTATCAATAACATTAAGTTTATTGTTTTGCTTTTCAAAACCAAACCAAGTAATACAGCCTAAGGTAAAACACACGATAAATAATGCTAAACCACTAAAAAATAATTTCCTCATTCATTTGCACTTCCTTTAATCGTCTTGATATTCCAACGTAAGTATTTTAGTATCAAACGATAAACGAATTGAGCTAATTTCGCAATGGTCACAAATAATACAATACCTAAACCAGTAAATGAAAACGCAAAAAGATAATTACTAATTGCTAAACTGAACATATTATATAATGAGCCATGAATAATTAATAAAATCGGGCTAATTGCTAAAAACAATGCAACTAAAAGTAACACGAACATAAAACTGCCAATAAATATCATTGGTATCAAGATAATGATTAAAGACAAAATCCCCATACCTAGTGAGGCCATAATAGCTCTAAGAATTGATTTAGCATTTGGCCTATACTCTGCAGAAACAATTGCATTTTTTGCTTTAATTTCTTTTCCAATTTTTTTAGGTGATTCTAATGCACCTATAATTTGATATTCATTTTTCCCCTCTCTTTCTTGATCAAAGAAGTATTGCTCATACTCATACATGACGCTATCTCGTTCTGCGCTTGGTATGCTACTTAATTCTTGTTCAAGTTCATTCAAGAAAGTGATTTTATCCAAGTTATCTACCGCCATTCTAATTCTAGATTCGAATCAAAATATTTTATGTAATATCTAAGAATAACGTATTGCATAAGATTGTCATTCATTAGATTTTTAAATCCTTCATTTTTTGTAGAATTCAATTTTCTTTATTTTATCATGTTTACACACAATAGATAACTTTATTTGATTAACTTTGTCTCTATAAGTAATAACTTTATATGATTTATGTAACTTCTTACTCTTATAATGTTCACCTAATTTATTAATTACGCTTTGTATATCGCCATCTATATTTGCATTAAAATTAGTCTCAATTGTCGTATCTTTAACGAGCGTGATACCTTTCATGTAACCGTCTTTTTTATTTACTTTAAATGTTAAATGAGGTTCGTGCCCTTTTATATAAAAACTATGATTTTTCATTACGATATGATTATATGCTGTATATTTTTGGTCATCTATTTGTGTGTCTAATTTCATATTATCGATAGTTAACTGAGATAAATTCGTAGATTGCGTATAATTAATGTAATTCACAATTAAGATAGTCCCTGTCCCCATTGTCATAAAGAGAGTAAATATTAATAATTTAAATGGTCTATTATGTAAATTCAATATTGTTGTCACACTCCATATATTTAATAAAAGACAAATCTGATATTTTTAATTATCAGGTTAACTTGAAATCAAATTTATTTTTTCTAAGTATTTAAAATTTTCTTTCATATTAAAAATTGATATAATAATAACTAATACGCTAAAGGGGGAAATATTATGACAAGTTTAGAAACTTATTTCAAAAACAGTCAACCGCTTGATCAATATATCGAAGCTATGACTGAAAACAAAGAGAATTTGTTAACGATTTACAATTCTTTCTCTTTACCAGAAGAGGATAATCGAATTGAAAAAATTAAATCATTAAACTATTCCAAAGTCTTAGTCATCACTGAAGATTGGTGTGGGGATGCCATGATGAATGTCCCAATTTTAAAACATATTAGTGAAACTTTAAATTTAGAAGTTCGAGTATTCCATCGCGATGAGAACACTGATTTAATAGATCAGTATTTAACAAATGGAACCGCTCGTTCAATACCTATTTTCGTTTTCTTAAATGATGCTTATGAACAACAAACAGTTTGGGGGCCCCGTGCAAGACAAGTGCAGCATTTTGTAGATGAAGCACGTTCAAACGTTCCAGCAAAGGACGATCCAACTTTTGAAGACAAGTCTGCTGAAGCACATACAATTATGATGAATCGTTACAAAACTGATTCTCAATTATGGAAATATGTTTATGATTCCATATTAGATAAGTTAATCATAAAATAAAAAGACGTATGAATGATGCTGTTTAACTGCACATTCATACGTCTTTCTTTTAACTCTTTTATTAGTTATCCATTGTTAAATATCTTTCTTAGATGAATAGAATAAATTAACAATAAACAAGATAACGATCGACGCTGAAGTTATAAACCATTGCCAATTCGTAAATGTGTAATCACCTGAAGTTGTTTTTGAAGTTAAATAGCTAAATGGAATATATTTTAATGAATCTTGTATATTGTCTCCAATTTTAGGAATCATAGGCAAGAATGGTTCCGCAAATGGAACAATTAACACTAAGAATACACCAAGCGTAAATATAAGTGCTGTCTTAGGTACGATAAGTGAAAATAAATATAAAAGTAATCCAAAGAATAAATGGAACATTAAAAAGAACCATAATAGTTCAAAAATCTTTTTAGTTTTAATATTGTCCCCATCAACGAAACCTTGAACAATAAGTACAAACGCAACTAATACAGCTGTAATCAATACTGCAATTAAAATAATCGAAATCACTTTTGCAATAATATAACCAATACGGTTAGAAGTTTTATTCATGTAAAGTTGAATTGTACCTTGTGAAATATCACGTGTAATTGTTTTGATTACAAATAGCAAGCCCATAATTGAAAAGAACCAACTACCTATTGTAAGTAATGTATTGCCATTCATTTCATCTGCCTGTTGTAAAAATAAAATTATGAAGCCAACCATTGGTAACAATGTTAGAAGCAACGCTAAATACGTTAATGGACTTTTAAAAATGCTGAACATATCATATTTTACGAGTTGTAAACTATTCATTATTGACCACCTTTCTGATTAATATTGAAGTAAGTATCACGCAATGAACTTTTACGTGTTTCAATAAATTTCGGATAAACGTCTTTGTTCGCTAAACCTTTAAGAACATTTTTATAACTATTTTGAGCTTTTATAATAATTTCTCCGCTCGCTTGTTGTGTTTGAATTACATCAAACTCTTCATTTAAGAATGTTGCAGCAGTATCGAAATCTTTATCTTCAAACAGTATTACTGTAGAGTCAGAAGGTGTCCCTTCTTTCATATCTACATCTTGAACAAATTTACCGTCTCGTAAGAATACTGCTCTATCGCAAATTAATTCTATATCCTCCAACTTATGACTAGAAATTAAAATTTTCATTTCTAATTCTTTCACAAGTGATTGAATTGTTTTTAAAACATCAATGGAACCATCTGGATCCATACCATTTGTAGGTTCATCAAGAATTAAATACTTCGGCTTATTCATTAATGAAACAGCGATTGCCAATTTTTGTTTCATACCCATAGAGTATTTTTTAACTTTTTTCTTAACATAAGGTCTCATACCAAATGCATCGATAATTTGGTCTGCATATTTTTTGTCGAATCCTTTACCTAAAACATTCGCAAAAAGTTTTAAATTATATAATCCTGATTTATTATCATACAGTTTGGGATGTTCAATTAAGTAACCGATATTTTCTTTATTACCTGTTTTTACATCCCCTTTATAATTGATAATATTTCCATTCATAACTTTCATAAGTGTTGTTTTACCGACACCATTTTTACCTATTAAGCCAACAATTTGGCTCTGACCAAAATCAAAATCAATATGGTCTAAAACATTGTTATTACCATACGTTTTAGTAATATTCTTTAATTCCATAAATGCGCCTCCCTTTGAGATTAATTTATTTTTTTATATTGAATGAAATAATTAGTAATAAAAAACAGAATACTCATTACTAAAAATCCATAGTTAAACATCGGTTCTAAATAATCCAATTCTCTTATATTAAAGTTAAATACTGCGATAAGACCAACAGCAACCAGTATGACAAAAACCGGTATAATAATAAACATCGTTAGTAAATATATCAAATAAGAAATATACTCAGATTTTTGTTCAGTATACCTTTTAAATGCTATAGGTATAGCAAAGAAGTTAATTGTTATGTAAGAGTAAGGCACCATAACATTCAAATTTAATTGGTCCGCAGAAACGTTAGAATCCGGTATATTGTATAGAGATAATATAGCTGCTCCTATTAATGTAAACATAATTACCGTTACATAGTTTGCATTAAGTAGAGCGTTTTTTGAAACTGGTAAACTCGCAAAAAAATCGTATGACATTTTGTGTCCTAATTTACTATTGAATCTAAACGCATGTCCAGAATCAACGATAGATATGAACAATAATATCATCGCAACTGCTGAATAAATTGATTTAGTAAGTAAAGTATCATTTCCAATCACTAATTGTAATGGTGAAAATAACAATAACACCGAATAAATAATTATAGTCCATTTACGTAATTTTATATTTCTAATAAGTAAATTTTTCATCTAATGGCCCTCCTCACTATGAAATGCCATCATTTTCAAATTCAATTTTGTGTAGCCCTTTTTCGAGGAAAACCATTAATTCTTCAATTTTCGGTCTAGTTATTGCTACCTCATTACCAAATATTTCTTTAAACACATTTGCATGTGTTGTAAGCGCCGTATAGCCGGTTTTATTATATTCTATATAATATGCTAAGGACGCCAACTCATCGTCTATCTGATTTGAATCACCTTTTACAATTTGAAACTTATTCAAAATATCATCTAAAAAATCATTAAACACAATTTCACCATCTTTTAAATACACTAAGTAATCAGCAATTTTCTCTAAATCTGAAATAATGTGCGTGGAAATAAATACAGTTTTATTTTCATCGATGAGTTCTTGTTGAATGATATCTAAAACTTCATTTCGAACAATCGGATCTAAACCAGAAGTAGGTTCGTCTAAAATAAATAATTCTGCATGATGGCTAAAAGCAATCGCAATAGATAATTTCATTTTCATACCTGTTGAGAAAGTTTTAATCTTTTTATCCCGAACTAAATTAAATTTTTTAAGAAAATAATTGAAACGCGTATTATCCCACTTTTTGTAAAAAGGAGCGATATATTTTTCAATTTTGTTAACTGTCCACTTGTCATTTAAATACAGCTCTGAATAAATAAAACCTATTCTATTTTTGATTTCTTCAGCGTTATCTTTCATCTGTTTATTAAAAACTAAGATTTCTCCTTGTTCTGGTTCAATTAAATCCATAATTAATCTAATGAGTGTCGTTTTGCCAACACCGTTTGCGCCAATAAATCCTGTGACAAATCCTTGAGGAACTTCAAAAGAAATATCATTCAACTTGAATTCTTTATGCTGATAATTAACAGCATTTAATTCTATAGCATTCATTCCTCGTCCTCCTCAAAGATCATCTCTAGAATTTCTTGTAGCTCAGGCAATGACATGCCGATTGTCTTAGCTTCTTTGCTCATTGATTTAGCTAATGACTCAATCACGATGAATTGTTTTTCTTTCAGAATGGAACTATCTTGTTCTTTTACAAATGTACCTTTACCTCTGATTGTAAAGACAAAGCCATCTTTTTCTAAGTCTTCGTATGCACGCTTAGTGGTTATCACGCTAACGCTTAAATCTTGTGCTAATTCACGCATAGAAGGTAAATGTTCACCTGGAACTACGTATCCTTTTAAAATATTCTCTTTAATTTGTTGCTTGATTTGTTCATAAATAGGGCTTTCACTACTATTTTTCAAAAGTATTTTCACGGACGTCCTCCCTTGCAACTGTATATACACAATATATACAATATATACACACTTGTAAAGAGAAAATTAGAAATTAATTGCATGCTTTTTAATTTTGTAAATTTGAAACACTAAATATTATATTTGAGATTCATATACAAAATTAAAAGACTATATTATGAAAGAAAACAAATTTTTGTCGTTTTCATAAATATAGTCTTTATAATAACTTTTACTTCTGTTAGTCATTTTTCTTTTTTCGTCTATTATTGTTACGATTAATAAACGCGCAAACTATAAACATTATAGCTGCGATTAATAATTTTATGCCAGAACTTTCATGTCCTGTAGCTTGCAAGTAATACCCCACCACAAACAAGACAATAGCAATAATTACAAATATCTTTGTTAAATATTTCATCCATTTCACCTCAAAACAATTTTCATTATACCAAATTATGTTAAATATTTCTAAATCACTATTGTTTCATTTAATTTT
This window harbors:
- a CDS encoding GntR family transcriptional regulator, with product MKILLKNSSESPIYEQIKQQIKENILKGYVVPGEHLPSMRELAQDLSVSVITTKRAYEDLEKDGFVFTIRGKGTFVKEQDSSILKEKQFIVIESLAKSMSKEAKTIGMSLPELQEILEMIFEEDEE
- a CDS encoding HAAS domain-containing protein, which gives rise to MDKITFLNELEQELSSIPSAERDSVMYEYEQYFFDQEREGKNEYQIIGALESPKKIGKEIKAKNAIVSAEYRPNAKSILRAIMASLGMGILSLIIILIPMIFIGSFMFVLLLVALFLAISPILLIIHGSLYNMFSLAISNYLFAFSFTGLGIVLFVTIAKLAQFVYRLILKYLRWNIKTIKGSANE
- a CDS encoding ABC transporter permease subunit, producing MNSLQLVKYDMFSIFKSPLTYLALLLTLLPMVGFIILFLQQADEMNGNTLLTIGSWFFSIMGLLFVIKTITRDISQGTIQLYMNKTSNRIGYIIAKVISIILIAVLITAVLVAFVLIVQGFVDGDNIKTKKIFELLWFFLMFHLFFGLLLYLFSLIVPKTALIFTLGVFLVLIVPFAEPFLPMIPKIGDNIQDSLKYIPFSYLTSKTTSGDYTFTNWQWFITSASIVILFIVNLFYSSKKDI
- a CDS encoding ABC transporter ATP-binding protein; its protein translation is MNAIELNAVNYQHKEFKLNDISFEVPQGFVTGFIGANGVGKTTLIRLIMDLIEPEQGEILVFNKQMKDNAEEIKNRIGFIYSELYLNDKWTVNKIEKYIAPFYKKWDNTRFNYFLKKFNLVRDKKIKTFSTGMKMKLSIAIAFSHHAELFILDEPTSGLDPIVRNEVLDIIQQELIDENKTVFISTHIISDLEKIADYLVYLKDGEIVFNDFLDDILNKFQIVKGDSNQIDDELASLAYYIEYNKTGYTALTTHANVFKEIFGNEVAITRPKIEELMVFLEKGLHKIEFENDGIS
- a CDS encoding DUF4097 family beta strand repeat-containing protein is translated as MRKLFFSGLALFIVCFTLGCITWFGFEKQNNKLNVIDKTYNDAEVKHLDIDSRSSNVTITKGNKFAIHYKGQQKVDINKDKQSLKLKETSNRVDNYGLNYNPFRQIKAKMKITIPNEKLKELKVSSKARNIKLQNIEVDKVDFNMKDRTGSRVYVQNSKIEQLLYRGLKSPIHISDSKIVNANIKTKEASIYAENALIKNSVLLAQSGHIQLDRMDIDSAFKASSQNGDIIMSYNKKPDNTLLKLNPDDGVEKVNNKSFDNDRVGEGDNILEFYTVHGDIHIN
- a CDS encoding lactonase family protein, which codes for MMTIGYIGTYTKKEGKGVYRFQLDEQTGKIIEVETGYELEASTYLNQHNSFLYAINREGDNCGIASLKIEEDGKLSLINKCLASTAGTGCYVAVSPDGKYIFETVYGAGLARIYEANPYTGEIVRLIQELAHDFPTGPSERQDHAHIHFMDITPDKKYVVAMDLGTDKLVTYEFGDEGYSEYAVFDFEPGDGPRHITFHENGEYAYVVHEISNIVSTVKYEDGKFTEIERHLTIPENFEGDTKLAAVRLSKDQKFLYISNRGHDSIAIFKVADEGDMISLVDIVSSGGEFPRDFNITDSDDYLVCAHQEGDYALTVFRRDKVTGELEKVDDKHTAPEGVCVQFLKEI
- a CDS encoding ABC transporter ATP-binding protein, with the protein product MELKNITKTYGNNNVLDHIDFDFGQSQIVGLIGKNGVGKTTLMKVMNGNIINYKGDVKTGNKENIGYLIEHPKLYDNKSGLYNLKLFANVLGKGFDKKYADQIIDAFGMRPYVKKKVKKYSMGMKQKLAIAVSLMNKPKYLILDEPTNGMDPDGSIDVLKTIQSLVKELEMKILISSHKLEDIELICDRAVFLRDGKFVQDVDMKEGTPSDSTVILFEDKDFDTAATFLNEEFDVIQTQQASGEIIIKAQNSYKNVLKGLANKDVYPKFIETRKSSLRDTYFNINQKGGQ
- a CDS encoding thioredoxin family protein, which gives rise to MTSLETYFKNSQPLDQYIEAMTENKENLLTIYNSFSLPEEDNRIEKIKSLNYSKVLVITEDWCGDAMMNVPILKHISETLNLEVRVFHRDENTDLIDQYLTNGTARSIPIFVFLNDAYEQQTVWGPRARQVQHFVDEARSNVPAKDDPTFEDKSAEAHTIMMNRYKTDSQLWKYVYDSILDKLIIK
- a CDS encoding YolD-like family protein; translation: MIPKEFKNETDYRNIPREYLNPNIPKGRGMVKWQPFATLPEQFETIQQYLIDQNKIDRPTLSDDQLNELNLQLHQALHTEQHITIEYYQSGWLEHITLKIKNIDMVHMYLEGYSLNKSEVIKLSLFDITRINPYNP
- a CDS encoding ABC-2 transporter permease, whose product is MKNLLIRNIKLRKWTIIIYSVLLLFSPLQLVIGNDTLLTKSIYSAVAMILLFISIVDSGHAFRFNSKLGHKMSYDFFASLPVSKNALLNANYVTVIMFTLIGAAILSLYNIPDSNVSADQLNLNVMVPYSYITINFFAIPIAFKRYTEQKSEYISYLIYLLTMFIIIPVFVILVAVGLIAVFNFNIRELDYLEPMFNYGFLVMSILFFITNYFIQYKKIN
- a CDS encoding C45 family autoproteolytic acyltransferase/hydolase; the protein is MQKVKTDILTHRGSHFDLGVQTAQWMQQTPLLKNREKEWKKRMPRFDIHIKETYDIFQTYAPQIWEEIRGMQEVLNLPTNQMILNFAHYRFTPLKNSGCTVYLGQDYMVRNYDYHPATYDGRYQLFQPNDGGLAQIGPTSRVTGRMDGMNEAGLSMGYNFMHRKHPGDGFVCYMIGRLILQYCKDVPEAIQLLKEIPHRSSFSYIVMDKHLNHAIIEVSPRSLDVRYDHTCTNHFKLLTHENRNYTKESKERLDRLLKQTPNGLDKMHAFELFNNPEFEIYSKLFKSWSGTIHTTMYEPQSLKAYMTLGENNTPAVIDFQQWLNGQSLDIHSLYGHIDTDLTFASY